One stretch of Lacrimispora sphenoides DNA includes these proteins:
- a CDS encoding FMN-binding protein translates to MSSKTKIVVLRMKEIIYTAIFVGLGILLITLFLVMFRPKKDAVPTSGDPVHYVPGVYSSVITLNSQDINVEVTVDSKKITSVTLVPLSEAVTTMYPLMQPAMDNLSQQIINNQSTKNVSYATESRYTSGVLLKAVDQAIAKAQITE, encoded by the coding sequence ATGAGCTCTAAAACAAAAATAGTTGTTTTACGAATGAAAGAAATCATCTATACTGCAATCTTCGTTGGCCTTGGAATTCTACTCATCACTTTGTTTTTAGTCATGTTCCGCCCGAAGAAGGATGCTGTTCCGACTTCCGGCGATCCTGTGCACTATGTTCCGGGAGTGTATTCCTCTGTCATTACGTTGAACAGTCAGGATATCAATGTGGAGGTTACGGTTGACTCCAAAAAAATCACTTCCGTTACCCTGGTTCCTTTGAGCGAAGCCGTCACCACCATGTATCCCCTGATGCAGCCGGCCATGGATAACTTATCACAGCAGATTATTAATAATCAGTCCACAAAGAATGTATCCTATGCAACCGAATCCCGCTATACTTCGGGCGTGCTTCTAAAAGCCGTGGATCAGGCCATTGCGAAAGCGCAGATAACGGAGTAA
- the addB gene encoding helicase-exonuclease AddAB subunit AddB: MSLQLILGGSGSGKTFRLYTELIRQSIEQPDTRYFAIVPEQFTMQTQKEIVSLHPNHGVMNIDIVSFKRLAYRVFEELAISSPQVLDDMGKSMVLRKVAANKKKDLVLYKEHLSKSGFISQLKSMLSELYQYGITPEMLNEEIPDTISPMLRQKLSDISVIYQGFKDYIKDKYITTEEILDVLCRILPRSELIKNSVITLDGYTGFTPVQYRILELFLRYSKRVIVTVTIDPAENMSRKSGVQELFHMSRQMIRKLNELAKETGAGKEKDILLKDHPAVRYLGDAGGENREGQGCGENALDFLEQNLYRYRGKSCREGSGSIRLVKALNPMEEIAFVIRSMEEEIRDQGLRYRDMAVITGDIQGYSNEIIHQFQLNGIPYFLDNKKSILKNPMVELIRAAMEIIQKDFSYESVFRYLRTGLIAAKEAEEKIDRLENYVIAMGIRGFKRWDAQWEGWYRGGKELNLEELNEFREALITPLRSLREAFRNPESTVASMTAAVTALLMETGIEEKMLIFEEKFREMGDFTLAMEYSQVYGLVMDLFDRLAGLLGEEHVSRREYGEILDAGFSEIQVGLIPATVDRVVVGDITRTRLDHIKVLFFVGVNDGIVPVKKEKSSLFTDREREFLGTHDMELAPTAREEGFRQRFYLYLALTKPEKRLVLSYAAMDGSGKSLRPSTLVGELKRLFPGLSEVSPLRTAVPLSMREAKDRLATGLREFGKTGEDRKLLELFKAFLLSEDHREEGKRLAEAAFYAYEQRGIGKAAAKALYGSVISGSVTRMEQYASCAYAHFLNYGLELMERQEYELAAMDIGNLFHDSIDLWFQRMKEEGRDFKTLTEEERKRLVHECVTKVTEEYGNTILKSSARNAYLAGKVERITDRTVWALSEQLKKGDFVPVGFEVSFSAADQLNAMRIPLSKEEAIHLRGRIDRMDLCEDEEAVYVKIIDYKSGSTAFDLTALYYGLQLQLVVYMDAALEMEERKKPDKPVVPAGIFYYNINDPVIEREGEMTDEEINGKILKQLRMNGLVNSDLDAISHLDHEIETESDVIPVAMKNGIIQEARSSVAGGNRFSALRQFVREKLTSEGKEILEGAIDVNPYKQGNRCACDYCPYHAVCGFDLKTTGYGFRKFKALKSEEIWPVIEGEEEEGESNGD; the protein is encoded by the coding sequence ATGTCCCTTCAATTGATATTGGGCGGTTCTGGTTCCGGTAAGACCTTCCGCCTTTATACGGAATTGATCCGTCAGTCCATAGAACAACCGGATACCCGGTACTTCGCCATTGTACCGGAACAGTTTACCATGCAGACCCAGAAGGAAATCGTTTCCCTTCATCCAAACCACGGGGTCATGAATATTGATATCGTAAGCTTCAAACGTCTTGCCTACCGGGTATTTGAGGAGCTTGCCATTTCAAGTCCCCAGGTTCTTGACGATATGGGAAAATCCATGGTGCTGCGGAAGGTAGCTGCCAATAAGAAAAAGGACCTGGTCCTTTATAAAGAACATTTATCAAAGTCAGGGTTTATCTCCCAGCTAAAGTCCATGCTGTCAGAGCTTTACCAGTACGGCATAACACCGGAGATGTTAAATGAGGAGATACCTGATACCATTAGTCCTATGCTTCGACAGAAGCTTTCCGATATTTCTGTCATTTATCAGGGTTTTAAGGACTACATAAAGGATAAATATATTACCACGGAGGAGATTCTAGATGTGCTGTGCAGGATCCTTCCACGGTCAGAGCTGATTAAAAACAGCGTGATCACCCTTGATGGCTATACCGGTTTTACCCCAGTCCAGTACCGGATCCTGGAGCTGTTTCTCCGCTACAGCAAACGGGTCATCGTCACAGTGACCATAGACCCTGCCGAAAACATGAGCAGAAAATCCGGTGTTCAGGAGTTATTTCACATGAGCCGCCAGATGATCCGTAAATTAAATGAGCTGGCAAAAGAGACAGGGGCCGGGAAAGAGAAGGATATTCTTCTTAAAGACCATCCGGCTGTCCGTTACCTGGGAGACGCCGGTGGAGAGAACCGGGAAGGACAGGGCTGCGGGGAAAATGCCCTGGATTTTCTGGAACAAAACCTATACCGCTATAGAGGAAAGTCCTGCCGGGAAGGTTCCGGTTCCATACGTCTGGTCAAGGCTTTAAATCCAATGGAGGAAATCGCCTTTGTGATCCGCTCCATGGAAGAGGAGATCCGGGATCAGGGACTTCGTTACCGGGATATGGCGGTCATCACCGGAGATATCCAGGGCTATTCCAACGAAATCATTCATCAGTTTCAGTTAAATGGAATCCCTTATTTCCTGGACAATAAAAAAAGCATATTAAAAAATCCAATGGTGGAGTTAATCCGCGCTGCCATGGAGATCATTCAAAAAGATTTTTCCTATGAATCTGTTTTTCGTTATTTGAGAACCGGCCTCATTGCGGCCAAAGAGGCTGAGGAGAAAATAGACCGCTTAGAGAATTATGTCATTGCCATGGGAATCCGGGGATTTAAAAGATGGGATGCCCAGTGGGAAGGTTGGTACCGTGGAGGCAAGGAGCTTAATCTGGAAGAACTAAATGAATTCCGGGAAGCGCTTATTACCCCTTTAAGAAGCTTACGGGAGGCCTTTAGAAACCCGGAATCCACGGTGGCTTCCATGACCGCGGCCGTTACAGCCCTTCTTATGGAGACAGGGATCGAAGAAAAGATGCTGATCTTTGAAGAAAAGTTCCGGGAAATGGGAGATTTCACCCTTGCCATGGAATACAGCCAGGTTTATGGGCTGGTCATGGACTTATTTGACCGCCTGGCAGGGCTTTTAGGAGAAGAGCATGTAAGCCGCAGAGAGTATGGGGAAATTCTGGACGCCGGATTTTCGGAGATCCAGGTGGGCCTGATTCCAGCCACCGTGGACCGAGTAGTGGTGGGTGATATCACCAGAACCAGGCTGGATCATATTAAGGTATTGTTTTTTGTAGGGGTCAATGACGGGATCGTGCCGGTAAAAAAGGAAAAAAGCAGCCTGTTTACGGACCGGGAAAGAGAATTTCTGGGAACTCATGATATGGAGCTGGCTCCTACTGCCAGGGAAGAGGGATTCCGGCAAAGATTTTATCTTTATCTGGCCCTTACAAAACCGGAGAAACGGCTGGTTTTATCCTATGCAGCCATGGATGGCAGCGGGAAAAGCCTGCGTCCTTCCACTCTGGTGGGCGAACTGAAAAGACTGTTTCCTGGACTTTCGGAAGTCTCCCCTTTAAGGACGGCAGTTCCTCTGTCTATGAGAGAGGCAAAGGACCGGCTGGCGACCGGACTCCGCGAGTTCGGAAAAACCGGGGAAGACAGAAAGCTTTTGGAACTTTTTAAGGCATTTCTTTTATCGGAGGACCATAGGGAGGAAGGAAAGAGACTGGCAGAGGCTGCTTTCTATGCCTATGAACAGAGGGGAATCGGAAAAGCGGCGGCAAAGGCTCTCTACGGTTCCGTCATAAGCGGAAGTGTTACGAGAATGGAGCAGTATGCCTCCTGCGCCTATGCCCATTTCTTAAATTACGGGCTGGAGTTAATGGAGAGGCAGGAATATGAGCTGGCTGCCATGGATATCGGAAACCTGTTTCACGATTCCATTGACTTATGGTTTCAGCGCATGAAAGAAGAAGGAAGGGATTTTAAAACCCTGACTGAGGAAGAGAGGAAACGCCTGGTCCATGAATGCGTGACCAAGGTGACGGAGGAATATGGCAATACCATTTTAAAAAGCTCTGCAAGAAATGCCTATCTGGCAGGCAAGGTGGAGCGGATTACGGACCGGACGGTGTGGGCTCTTTCCGAGCAGTTAAAAAAAGGAGATTTTGTTCCGGTGGGATTTGAGGTTTCCTTTTCTGCTGCCGATCAGTTAAATGCCATGAGGATTCCTCTCTCAAAGGAGGAAGCCATTCATTTAAGAGGCAGGATCGACCGCATGGATTTATGTGAGGATGAAGAAGCAGTCTATGTGAAGATCATTGATTACAAGTCAGGAAGCACAGCATTTGACTTAACGGCCCTGTATTACGGCCTTCAGCTTCAATTGGTCGTCTATATGGATGCGGCCTTGGAGATGGAGGAGCGGAAAAAACCGGACAAGCCTGTGGTTCCTGCCGGGATCTTTTATTATAACATCAACGACCCTGTTATCGAAAGAGAAGGCGAAATGACAGATGAGGAGATAAACGGGAAGATATTGAAACAGCTTCGCATGAACGGCCTGGTCAACAGTGATTTAGATGCCATCTCTCACCTGGATCATGAGATCGAGACGGAATCCGACGTGATTCCTGTTGCCATGAAAAATGGGATCATTCAGGAAGCCAGGTCATCGGTTGCAGGCGGCAATCGTTTTTCTGCACTCAGGCAGTTTGTGCGGGAAAAATTAACGTCAGAAGGAAAAGAGATCCTTGAGGGTGCCATTGATGTAAATCCCTATAAGCAGGGGAACCGCTGCGCCTGCGATTACTGCCCTTACCATGCGGTCTGCGGATTTGACTTAAAGACGACCGGATATGGTTTCCGGAAATTTAAAGCCTTAAAATCCGAAGAAATATGGCCGGTCATTGAAGGAGAAGAAGAGGAAGGAGAGTCAAATGGCGATTAG
- a CDS encoding MATE family efflux transporter translates to MNQNTVKTDALKQNQITEGVIWKQLLLFFFPILFGTFFQQLYNTADAVIVGRFVGKEALAAVGGPTGPLINLLIGFFIGLSSGAGVIISQFYGARQEEQVNKAVHTAIAFSILCGVIVMAVGILTAPYALMAMGTPDEILYYAVLYIRIYFVGVIPNLVYNMGAGILRAIGDSKRPLYFLIASCFTNIILDIIFVVYWHMGVMGAALATIISQLVSAVLVMLVLIRSKEAYRLVPKAIGIDRDMLRRIIRIGFPAGLQSVMYSSSNIIIQSSVNTLGTDTIAAWTAYGKIDSVFWMIISAFGISITTFVGQNYGAGKKDRVYKGIRVCMVMSFTAAIALSVLLYTFGNYVYLLFTTDAAVIEKGTEILRYLAPTFFTYVCIEIYSGSLRGAGDCWIPMIITSLGVCALRVIWICVAVPLRPTIETVIFSYPMTWAVTSILFIIYFNWFGKLKRKRLPAFLKK, encoded by the coding sequence ATGAACCAGAATACGGTCAAAACAGATGCACTTAAGCAGAATCAGATTACAGAGGGAGTGATTTGGAAACAGCTTCTTCTGTTTTTCTTTCCCATTTTATTTGGAACTTTTTTTCAGCAGCTTTATAATACCGCTGATGCAGTCATTGTCGGGCGGTTTGTAGGAAAGGAAGCACTGGCAGCCGTTGGAGGCCCTACGGGACCCCTTATCAATCTTTTGATCGGGTTCTTCATAGGGCTTTCTTCCGGTGCCGGGGTCATTATTTCCCAGTTTTACGGTGCCAGGCAGGAGGAACAGGTGAACAAGGCGGTCCACACCGCAATTGCCTTCTCCATCCTATGCGGAGTGATCGTGATGGCAGTTGGCATCCTGACAGCGCCTTATGCCTTAATGGCCATGGGAACGCCTGACGAGATCTTATATTACGCAGTCCTGTACATACGGATCTATTTTGTGGGAGTAATCCCAAATCTTGTTTATAATATGGGTGCGGGAATCCTGCGAGCCATTGGGGATTCCAAACGCCCCCTTTATTTTTTGATTGCAAGCTGCTTCACAAATATCATTCTGGATATTATATTTGTGGTTTACTGGCACATGGGCGTCATGGGAGCGGCTCTTGCCACCATCATTTCCCAGTTGGTCAGTGCCGTTCTTGTGATGTTGGTTTTAATAAGGTCAAAAGAGGCTTACCGGCTGGTGCCAAAAGCCATTGGAATTGACCGGGACATGCTGAGGCGCATCATAAGGATCGGATTTCCTGCGGGACTTCAATCCGTTATGTACTCCTCTTCCAACATCATCATCCAGTCCAGCGTTAATACTCTGGGGACCGACACCATTGCCGCATGGACAGCTTATGGAAAGATAGACAGCGTGTTTTGGATGATCATCAGCGCCTTCGGCATCTCCATCACTACCTTTGTGGGGCAGAACTACGGAGCCGGAAAAAAAGACCGGGTCTACAAAGGGATCCGGGTCTGCATGGTCATGAGTTTTACTGCAGCCATCGCCCTCAGCGTTCTCCTTTATACCTTTGGAAATTACGTTTATCTGCTGTTTACCACCGATGCGGCCGTAATTGAAAAAGGAACGGAAATACTCCGTTACCTTGCTCCCACATTTTTTACATACGTCTGCATCGAGATTTACTCCGGTTCCCTTCGTGGAGCCGGTGACTGCTGGATTCCCATGATTATCACCAGCCTTGGAGTCTGTGCCCTTCGCGTTATTTGGATCTGCGTGGCAGTTCCCCTGCGTCCCACCATAGAGACCGTGATTTTCAGTTACCCAATGACCTGGGCTGTTACCTCGATATTGTTTATCATATACTTTAACTGGTTTGGCAAATTAAAGAGAAAACGGCTCCCCGCTTTTTTAAAAAAATAA
- a CDS encoding YitT family protein has product MWKNLRRDKRVRNAMTTMAVVFSALLQTYVIQAFIQPAGLLSGGFTGIAILVDRVTSLYGFNFSTSLGMIVLNIPVAWACSRNISKRFTFFSLMQVFLASAFLRIFNFSPIFDDRILNVIYGGVLYGFGIVLALRGNASSGGTDFIALYVSNKTGNSIWTEVFIGNVILLCIFGGIFGWDYAGYSILFQFVGTKVISTFHHRYERVTLQITTAQGPKLAAKYVEAFHHGISCVDAVGGYSKKKMYLLHTVVSSYEVADILALFHEVDEHVIVNMFKTQQFYGTFYRAPME; this is encoded by the coding sequence ATGTGGAAGAATCTTAGGAGAGATAAGCGTGTCCGCAATGCGATGACGACCATGGCAGTTGTATTCTCCGCACTTTTACAGACCTATGTTATCCAGGCGTTTATCCAGCCTGCAGGTCTTCTGTCAGGAGGATTTACGGGCATTGCAATTTTAGTTGACCGGGTGACGTCCCTGTATGGGTTTAATTTTTCTACTTCCCTGGGCATGATCGTTTTGAACATTCCGGTTGCATGGGCCTGCAGCAGGAATATCAGCAAACGGTTCACTTTTTTTTCCTTGATGCAGGTTTTTTTAGCCAGTGCATTTTTAAGGATATTTAATTTTTCACCTATATTTGATGACAGAATTTTAAATGTTATTTACGGCGGTGTCCTCTATGGGTTTGGCATTGTTCTTGCTCTTCGCGGCAATGCTTCCAGCGGGGGAACGGATTTCATCGCCTTGTATGTTTCCAATAAGACGGGCAATTCCATCTGGACCGAGGTTTTTATAGGAAATGTGATTCTGCTTTGTATTTTCGGAGGAATCTTCGGGTGGGATTATGCGGGGTATTCCATCTTGTTCCAGTTTGTAGGAACGAAAGTTATCTCCACCTTTCATCACAGATACGAAAGAGTTACCCTTCAGATCACCACAGCCCAGGGCCCAAAGCTTGCGGCTAAATACGTAGAGGCATTCCATCATGGAATATCCTGCGTGGATGCAGTGGGAGGCTACAGCAAGAAGAAGATGTACCTTCTCCATACCGTAGTGTCTTCCTATGAGGTGGCCGACATTTTGGCGCTGTTTCATGAGGTGGATGAGCATGTGATCGTAAATATGTTTAAAACCCAGCAGTTTTACGGGACTTTTTACAGGGCGCCCATGGAATGA
- the addA gene encoding helicase-exonuclease AddAB subunit AddA, giving the protein MAISWTEEQKAVIESRNRNLLVSAAAGSGKTAVLVERIIRMITEGEAPLRIDQLLVMTFTKAAADEMRERVLKAVDEKLMENPDSSHLQMQAAMIPYAQITTIDSFCLGLIKDHYNKLDIDPAFRVGDEGELILLRADVMKEMLEEYYEKADPLFEKFVETYATGKSDRGIEDYIMQVFTFSQSNPWPSQWLDRCRKELETSDMDQIMDTGWMKFLMKDAGLQLSELKFQVEKAMEVCEEENGPEAYLPMLANDLQLLDRLSLAEDYEAFNEQLKKASFDRLASIRSKDIDAEKKAFVTGIRDRVKKAVGKLLDLYCFESPEEVLSDIRGTRDAVTTLLHLAGEYARRYQEKKREKNLVDFNDLEHYALEILLTREEGNTVATEVADELSRQFEEILVDEYQDSNDVQEALIGSISRERFGTPNVFMVGDVKQSIYQFRLARPQLFLEKYDSYLKEEGKYQKIELHQNFRSRDEVLRSINEVFYQIMTKNLGNIQYTKDAALHPGAEFPEEEGRAGEKTEFLMIHGSGNLLKQLDDDAVDYTSREMEAKVIAGKIKELTDPVNGLLIWDKRFGGKGGYRIAGYGDVVILLRSLSGWAEDFVNVLMNEGIPAYAERKTGYFTAPEVETILSMLNIIDNPMQDIPLAAVLKSSIGRVTDEEMAHLMAVWKKTAKKGQDRGLYGAWQHYRKEYGEIDDPEYPELFHKLETFSELLSLYREKSTYLSIHELLYDLYEGTGYYDYISAMPAGEVRRANLAMLVEKASAYERTSYSGLFHFIRYIENLKKYDTDFGEASLAGEENTVRVMSIHKSKGLEFPVVFLAGMGKKFNKQDSYGKILIDPDLGIGTDHLDLERRVKAPTLKKHVLRRKMDLGAMGEELRVLYVAMTRAKEKLIMTGLDRYLDKKLERFADIIRVEGQIPFTILGSADSYLDWMLMSLSGKYSPSQILREEGADTGNLILKELSVSGLVGEEIERQAEKKLTMNALLSLDTVRVYDQEFAKDLRAAFDYRYPYEADTRLHTKMTVSELKKQGQFTDEEESGFLPTIPSFLKDEGKEDRPKGAFRGTAYHRALELLDFGKVRTREDLHHALDGFRRDQRMDEESLSLLSEDMLLAFLNSSLGNRLAAAQLSGRLKKEQQFVVGIPARDMEAGDSDERILIQGIIDAYMEEEGGLVLVDYKTDHIGPGEENVLVGRYQMQMDYYERALEQMTGKRVKEKIIYSMTLKKEIPLA; this is encoded by the coding sequence ATGGCGATTAGCTGGACAGAGGAACAAAAGGCCGTTATTGAGAGCAGAAACAGAAATCTCTTGGTATCGGCGGCAGCAGGAAGCGGTAAGACGGCCGTATTGGTAGAACGGATTATCCGTATGATCACGGAAGGAGAAGCTCCTTTAAGGATCGATCAGCTTCTGGTCATGACCTTTACAAAGGCGGCTGCCGATGAAATGCGGGAACGGGTGTTAAAGGCCGTAGATGAAAAGCTTATGGAGAATCCGGACAGCTCCCATTTACAGATGCAGGCAGCCATGATTCCCTATGCCCAGATCACCACCATTGACAGTTTCTGCCTGGGACTTATTAAAGATCATTATAATAAGCTGGATATTGACCCTGCCTTCCGGGTGGGGGATGAGGGAGAGCTTATCCTTTTACGGGCTGATGTGATGAAGGAGATGCTGGAGGAGTATTACGAGAAAGCAGATCCCTTATTTGAGAAATTTGTGGAAACCTATGCCACGGGAAAGTCTGACAGGGGAATTGAAGATTATATCATGCAGGTGTTTACCTTTTCCCAGAGCAATCCCTGGCCCTCCCAGTGGCTTGACCGGTGCAGGAAAGAGCTTGAAACTTCTGATATGGATCAGATCATGGATACGGGCTGGATGAAATTTCTAATGAAGGATGCCGGGCTTCAGCTTTCGGAATTAAAATTTCAGGTGGAAAAGGCCATGGAGGTCTGCGAGGAAGAGAACGGGCCGGAGGCCTATCTGCCCATGCTGGCTAATGACCTCCAGCTGCTGGATCGCTTAAGCCTTGCCGAGGATTATGAGGCGTTTAATGAGCAGTTAAAAAAGGCCTCCTTTGACCGTCTGGCTTCCATTCGGAGCAAGGATATTGATGCAGAGAAGAAAGCGTTTGTAACGGGAATCCGTGACCGGGTGAAAAAGGCGGTTGGAAAGCTTCTTGATTTATACTGCTTTGAATCGCCGGAGGAGGTCCTTTCCGATATCAGGGGAACCAGGGACGCGGTGACGACCCTGCTTCATCTGGCAGGAGAATATGCCCGAAGGTATCAGGAAAAGAAACGAGAAAAGAACCTGGTGGATTTTAATGACTTGGAGCATTATGCTTTGGAGATACTGTTGACCAGGGAAGAGGGCAACACTGTGGCCACTGAGGTGGCAGATGAGCTCAGCAGGCAGTTCGAGGAAATCCTGGTGGACGAATACCAGGACAGCAATGATGTACAGGAAGCCCTGATCGGCAGTATTTCCAGAGAACGGTTTGGAACTCCCAACGTATTTATGGTTGGCGATGTGAAGCAGAGCATCTACCAGTTCCGTCTGGCAAGGCCCCAGCTGTTTTTAGAGAAGTATGACTCCTACTTGAAAGAGGAAGGAAAATACCAGAAAATCGAACTGCACCAGAATTTCCGAAGCAGGGATGAAGTCCTTAGAAGCATTAATGAGGTATTCTACCAGATCATGACAAAGAATTTGGGGAATATACAGTATACAAAGGATGCAGCACTCCATCCGGGAGCAGAATTTCCTGAGGAAGAGGGCCGCGCGGGAGAGAAAACAGAATTCCTTATGATCCATGGGTCAGGGAACTTATTAAAGCAGCTTGATGACGATGCCGTCGATTATACCAGCCGGGAGATGGAGGCAAAGGTCATTGCAGGGAAGATCAAAGAGCTTACGGATCCGGTAAACGGTCTTTTGATCTGGGATAAAAGGTTCGGAGGAAAGGGAGGCTACCGCATCGCAGGATATGGAGATGTGGTGATCCTGCTAAGATCTTTAAGCGGCTGGGCGGAAGACTTTGTGAACGTCTTGATGAATGAAGGGATTCCGGCCTATGCGGAACGGAAAACCGGATATTTTACCGCTCCTGAGGTGGAAACCATTCTTTCCATGTTAAATATCATTGACAATCCCATGCAGGACATCCCTCTGGCTGCAGTATTAAAGTCCTCCATTGGCAGGGTGACGGATGAAGAAATGGCCCATTTGATGGCTGTCTGGAAAAAGACGGCTAAAAAAGGCCAGGACAGGGGATTATATGGAGCATGGCAGCATTACAGAAAAGAATATGGGGAGATAGATGATCCGGAATATCCGGAACTGTTTCATAAGCTGGAGACTTTTTCTGAATTGCTTTCCCTTTACAGGGAAAAGTCAACCTATCTTTCCATTCATGAACTGCTTTATGATCTGTATGAAGGAACCGGATATTATGATTATATTTCCGCCATGCCGGCAGGAGAAGTCCGGAGGGCCAACCTTGCCATGCTGGTGGAAAAGGCGTCTGCCTATGAGAGGACCAGTTATTCCGGACTGTTCCATTTTATCCGCTATATAGAAAATCTGAAAAAATACGATACGGATTTCGGGGAGGCTTCCCTTGCCGGAGAGGAGAATACGGTCCGGGTTATGAGCATCCATAAGAGCAAGGGACTGGAATTTCCGGTGGTATTTCTTGCTGGTATGGGGAAAAAGTTTAATAAGCAGGATTCCTATGGAAAGATCCTCATTGATCCGGACTTAGGGATAGGAACTGACCATCTGGACCTTGAACGGCGTGTCAAAGCACCTACCTTAAAAAAACATGTCCTGCGGAGAAAAATGGATCTTGGAGCCATGGGGGAGGAGCTTCGCGTGCTCTACGTGGCTATGACAAGGGCAAAAGAAAAGCTTATCATGACCGGACTTGACCGGTATCTGGACAAAAAGCTGGAACGTTTTGCGGATATCATAAGAGTAGAGGGCCAGATCCCCTTTACCATTCTCGGTTCCGCGGATTCCTACCTGGACTGGATGCTCATGAGCCTGTCGGGAAAATATTCTCCTTCCCAAATCCTGAGGGAGGAAGGGGCAGACACCGGGAATCTGATTTTAAAGGAATTGTCGGTTTCTGGTCTGGTAGGAGAAGAGATTGAACGGCAGGCTGAAAAAAAACTGACAATGAACGCTCTCCTTTCCCTTGATACGGTCAGGGTTTATGATCAGGAGTTTGCGAAAGACCTAAGAGCTGCTTTTGATTACCGTTATCCCTATGAGGCGGATACCAGACTTCATACCAAGATGACCGTATCCGAGTTAAAAAAGCAGGGACAGTTTACGGATGAAGAGGAAAGCGGGTTTCTTCCCACGATTCCTTCATTCCTTAAGGACGAGGGTAAGGAAGATCGCCCGAAAGGTGCATTCCGGGGAACTGCCTATCACAGGGCTCTGGAGCTTTTGGACTTTGGAAAGGTAAGAACAAGAGAAGACCTTCATCATGCCCTGGACGGATTCCGCAGGGATCAGCGGATGGATGAAGAAAGTCTTTCCCTTTTATCAGAGGATATGCTTCTGGCCTTTTTAAATTCTTCTCTGGGAAACCGGCTGGCTGCAGCCCAGTTGTCAGGACGTTTAAAAAAGGAACAGCAGTTTGTAGTGGGAATTCCTGCCCGGGATATGGAGGCAGGGGATTCCGATGAACGGATCCTCATCCAGGGAATCATAGATGCCTATATGGAAGAAGAGGGAGGCCTGGTTCTGGTGGATTATAAGACGGATCATATCGGCCCGGGAGAAGAGAACGTGCTGGTAGGGCGGTATCAGATGCAGATGGATTATTATGAGCGGGCGCTGGAACAGATGACAGGGAAAAGGGTAAAGGAAAAAATTATTTACTCCATGACTTTGAAAAAGGAAATCCCCTTGGCTTAA